In Gouania willdenowi chromosome 17, fGouWil2.1, whole genome shotgun sequence, one DNA window encodes the following:
- the LOC114479863 gene encoding myosin regulatory light chain 2, smooth muscle minor isoform-like, with product MEHSRKIGSTCCAVIGPSLAGADKTLKAPLDHQTVNASSGPFETNINSKRDILKSCTHQTVIMSSKRAKGKNTKKRPQRATSNVFAMFNQSQIQEFKEAFNMIDQNRDGFIDKEDLHDMLASLGKNPTEEYLDAMMNEAPGPINFTMFLTMFGEKLNGTDPEDVIRNAFACFDEEATGMIQEEYLRELLTTMGDRFNDEEVDELFREAPIDKKGNFNYVAFTRILKHGAKDKDD from the exons ATGGAACATTCCAGAAAGATCGGCTCTACCTGCTGCGCTGTGATTGGTCCATCCTTGGCCGGAGCAGATAAAACGTTGAAGGCTCCCCTTGATCATCAGACAGTGAATGCCTCGTCAGGTCCGTTTGAGACAAATATAAACtcaaaaagggatattttaaaG AGTTGCACTCACCAGACGGTAATCATGTCGAGTAAGAGAGCCAAGGGAAAGAACACCAAGAAGCGCCCTCAGCGCGCCACCTCCAATGTGTTTGCCATGTTCAATCAGTCCCAAATCCAGGAGTTTAAGGAGGCTTTCAACATGATCGACCAAAACCGAGACGGCTTCATCGACAAAGAGGATCTCCACGACATGCTGGCGTCATTGG GTAAAAATCCCACAGAGGAGTACTTGGACGCCATGATGAACGAGGCCCCCGGACCAATCAACTTCACCATGTTTCTGACCATGTTTGGAGAGAAGCTGAACGGCACCGATCCCGAGGATGTGATCCGGAACGCATTCGCCTGTTTCGATGAGGAAGCCACAG GTATGATTCAGGAGGAATATCTGCGTGAGTTGCTCACCACAATGGGCGACAGGTTTAACGATGAAGAGGTGGATGAGCTTTTCCGTGAAGCGCCCATCGACAAGAAAGGAAACTTCAACTATGTAGCATTCACACGCATTCTCAAGCACGGCGCCAAGGATAAGGACGATTAG